A stretch of Colletotrichum lupini chromosome 2, complete sequence DNA encodes these proteins:
- a CDS encoding FAD binding domain-containing protein: protein MRSLIVGLQLISMVASAAISINARSVAEDLQNLVSTSSVAVEVRERWSDFDVPLPSVIVNATSEKDLSAVVKYCSTNNIAFLPQNGGNGWATKQFNLGSNGVLINLAGFNQVDISTDKKTATIGGGALIGDVVAAADAAGVLVQTGNCNCVGALGAALGGGYGNIMGEHGFAVDNILSMRVITATGEALTVSSSSNPDIYWALRGAAPNFGIVTSATVNAWATASRTSWIMSLTFDSSKIADVAQTIQDLPLLPEQVVYLVLTNSGDSSNSPMVLVTGFLRQGTEEAGRTAFAPLYNLGPLTNSSVVTPYQQWNAANDNFCARGGRKPAYSTTINNMKSETWPEIWTLYTDFQKQAGAQNSAVLIERYNLTTAKSVPSGSAAMQDELRQEAFAQAIVIPWYEDASLDTQALEFGAKVRDIWSFSSSATVNPTYINFAHGDEELQAIYGSSLDRLKTLKKKFDPSGAFGQWFKIADSDEVRQVWSQPSTRFRILTIVNPYRYA from the exons ATGCGGTCCCTAATTGTCGGTCTGCAGCTCATCTCAATGGTAGCATCTGCTGCCATTAGCATCAACGCCCGTTCCGTAGCCGAGGATTTGCAAAACCTTGTCTCGACTTCCTCCGTGGCCGTCGAAGTTCGAGAACGTTGGAGTGACTTCGATGTACCTCTGCCATCAGTCATTGTCAATGCGACATCCGAGAAGGATTTGAGTGCGGTG GTCAAGTACTGTTCGACAAATAACATCGCTTTCCTCCCCCAGAATGGCGGCAATGGTTGGGCGACCAAACAATTCAATCTGGGCAGCAATGGTGTCTTGATCAATCTCGCCGGCTTCAACCAGGTTGATATCAGTACCGACAAGAAAACTGCTACGATTGGTGGAGGAGCGCTCATTGGCGacgttgttgctgctgctgacgCTGCAGGTGTCTTGGTCCAAACAGGCAATTGCAATTGCGTCGGCGCTCTTGGGGCAGCCCTGGGCGGTGGATATGGCAACATCATGGGGGAACACGGCTTTGCCGTTGACAACATCTTGTCTATGCGCGTAATCACTGCCACCGGAGAGGCTCTGACAGTTTCGAGCTCATCTAACCCAGATATTTACTGGGCTCTGAGGGGCGCAGCACCCAACTTCGGCATCGTCACTTCCGCGACAGTGAATGCGTGGGCGACAGCAAGTCGTACATCTTGGATCATGTCTCTGACCTTTGACTCCTCCAAGATCGCCGATGTGGCTCAGACTATCCAAGATCTTCCGTTGCTTCCGGAACAAGTCGTCTACCTGGTGCTGACAAATTCCGGCGACTCTTCGAATTCGCCAATGGTTCTTGTCACTGGCTTCCTACGCCAGGGGACCGAAGAAGCTGGTCGCACCGCATTTGCGCCTCTGTACAACCTCGGACCCCTGACCAACTCCAGCGTGGTTACTCCTTACCAACAATGGAACGCGGCCAACGACAACTTCTGCGCCCGCGGAGGACGCAAACCGGCATACAGCACGACCATCAACAACATGAAGTCGGAAACATGGCCTGAGATCTGGACCCTATACACCGACTTCCAAAAACAGGCAGGCGCACAGAATTCAGCTGTGTTGATCGAGAGATACAACCTGACCACGGCAAAGTCAGTTCCTTCTGGGTCCGCAGCTATGCAAGATGAGCTCCGCCAAGAAGCGTTCGCACAGGCGATTGTCATCCCGTGGTATGAGGATGCTAGCCTCGATACTCAAGCTCTGGAATTTGGGGCCAAAGTCCGAGATATCTGGAGCTTCTCTTCGAGTGCCACCGTGAACCCGAC ATACATTAACTTTGCTCACGGGGATGAGGAGCTGCAAGCTATCTACGGCTCAAGCTTGGATAGACTCAAGACCTTGAAGAAGAAGTTTGATCCTTCAGGGGCGTTTGGTCAGTGGTTCAAGATTGC AGATTCAGATGAGGTACGACAGGTATGGTCCCAGCCGTCTACTCGATTCCGCATTTTGACTATTGTCAATCCGTACCGATATGCGTAA
- a CDS encoding UMTA, whose amino-acid sequence MSLRRVDISPIQPDWVPPNCKFQIDDIEQPWTWPMSHFDYVHISHLEGSVAEWPALYAQAFAHIKSGGFVEVKEIDVELCSNHVVYAKKPGKVTKAEE is encoded by the exons ATGAGTCTGCGCA GAGTTGACATCTCGCCGATTCAGCCAGATTGGGTCCCACCAAATTGCAAGTTCCAGATCGATGATATCGAACAGCCGTGGACCTGGCCCATGAGCCACTTTGACTATGTGCACATAAGTCACCTCGAAGGTAGCGTGGCAGAATGGCCCGCGCTATACGCCCAGGCGTTTGCCCACATCAAGTCGGGCGGGTTTGTCGAGGTCAAGGAGATAGACGTAGAACTTTGTTCCAA TCACGTTGTCTACGCGAAGAAGCCTGGGAAGGTCACAAAGGCCGAGGAGTGA
- a CDS encoding UMTA → MISSPAAAPAAPATPAAPASPGTESPVADAGEIPPAPIAADPAIENDDSTDTDSASHYTEMVFFDDKLFLAPIGENPQKVLDVGTGTGIWAIDFADEFPSSDVIGVDISPIQPSWVPPNCKFQIDDIEESWTWPIDFFNFIHIRHLEASVSDWPKLYSQCFEHLVPGGYLEVNEMDYEDHSQALGDAISEDHIFRRWEKTFTEATNKLGKTAIQTRNHGIANAMRDAGFVDVVEKSWPFPIGGWASDPKLKEVGAVNLEYIDQSLEGFGLFLLKNVMGWEDAEILVFISEMRKALRDLKLQPYYRLYVVYGRKPTEEEVSGEQSTTVPLA, encoded by the exons ATGATCTCAAGTCCTGCCGCCGCCCCGGCTGCTCCTGCTACTCCTGCTGCTCCTGCTTCGCCAGGGACAGAATCGCCTGTCGCAGACGCTGGCGAGATTCCCCCGGCCCCCATTGCTGCT GATCCTGCTATCGAGAATGATGACTCGACTGATACCGATTCCGCGAG CCACTACACGGAGATGGTGTTCTTCGACGACAAGTTGTTCTTGGCTCCCATTGGCGAAAATCCCCAG AAAGTTCTCGATGTTGGCACCGGCACAGGCATTTGGGCTAT TGATTTCGCCGACGAGTTTCCCTCATCCGACGTAATTGGAGTAGACATCTCCCCCATCCAACCAAGCTGGGTTCCTCCAAACTGCAAATTCCAGATCGACGACATCGAAGAGTCTTGGACTTGGCCTATCGACTTTTTCAACTTCATCCACATTCGCCACCTTGAAGCTTCGGTTTCGGACTGGCCAAAGTTGTATTCGCAATGCTTTGAGCATCTCGTACCTGGCGGGTATCTTGAAGTGAACGAGATGGACTATGAGGACCATTCCCAAGCTCTTGGGGACGCCATATCTGAGGATCATATTTTCAGAAGATGGGAGAAGACCTTCACCGAGGCAACCAACAAGCTTGGGAAAACTGCGATCCAGACACGTAACCACGGTATTGCCAACGCGATGAGAGATGCGGGGTTCGTCGATGTTGTGGAAAAGAGCTGGCCGTTTCCAATTGGAGGCTGGGCTTCGGATCCCAAGCTCAAAGAGGTCGGCGCTGTCAATCTCGAATACATTGACCAGTCGCTTGAGGGTTTCGGTCTCTTCCTGTTGAAAAACGTCATGGGATGGGAAGACGCAGAAATCCTTGTTTTCATTAGTGAAATGCGCAAGGCTTTGAGAGATCTCAAGCTCCAGCCATACTACAGACT GTATGTTGTGTATGGACGCAAGCCTACAGAGGAGGAAGTTTCTGGGGAGCAATCCACTACTGTACCTCTAGCTTAa
- a CDS encoding UMTA methyltransferase, whose product MAEETDNQSRAPGAPAATAAPAATTPPAQAISPPAESQASPPTSSPVYTQQVANDVIVEADEGETTDNASTIDERISNYTASLSSSVIDYPMEYGRRYHAFRPGSYIMPNDEVEMERLDMTHAMMVKAIKNRLFLAPLEKEKIQQILDVGTGTGIWAVEIGDIFENAEVIGVDLSAIQPSWVPVNVRFEIDDVESPWVHQTKYDFIFCRFMAASIADWPKLVKNIYDHLNPGGWAEFHEMDPEIYSDDGTYTEKHATWPWNQTFLKTMRSIGREPSPGPRLEGWVKDTGFENIFHQRFKAPLGPWPKEPHYKDLGMLNLAQMLEGLEGFTLRIFCGVLGRTKEEVLVETAQVRKEMKEGAYHGIYDLHVVYGQKPLNEAPSSTTP is encoded by the exons ATGGCTGAGGAGACGGACAACCAGAGTCGAGCCCCGGGGGcgccagcagcaacagctgCACCAGCCGCAACGACGCCACCTGCACAAGCAATATCGCCTCCAGCGGAAAGCCAAGCCAGTCCGCCCACCAGTTCGCCAGTTTATACGCAACAAGTTGCCAACGATGTGATAGTTGAGGCAGATGAAGGAGAAACT ACTGACAACGCATCAACTATTGATGAGCGGAT CTCTAATTACACTGCGTCTCTATCTTCAAGTGTCATTGATTATCCTATGGAGTATGGCCGACGATATCATGCTTTCAGACCCGGCT CATATATAATGCCGAACGATGAGGTAGAAATGGAAAGACTTGACATGACACATGCCATGATGGTCAAAGCAATCAAGAACAGGCTATTCCTTGCTCCGCTCGAGAAAGAAAAGATTCAACAAATTCTTGATGTCGGCACTGGTACTGGTATCT GGGCTGTTGAAATTGGCGATATCTTTGAGAATGCTGAGGTTATTGGAGTGGATCTCAGCGCTATCCAGCCGTCTTG GGTTCCTGTCAATGTCAGATTCGAAATTGACGACGTCGAAAGCCCGTGGGTTCATCAAACaaagtacgactttatattttGCCGATTTATGGCTGCGTCTATAGCGGACTGGCCCAAGTTGGTCAAGAACATCTACGA TCACTTGAACCCGGGAGGTTGGGCCGAGTTCCACGAGATGGATCCGGAGATTTACTCAGACGATGGCACTTACACTGAAAAGCATGCCACTTGGCCCTGGAACCAGACTTTCTTGAAGACCATGAGGAGCATCGGGCGGGAACCCTCGCCTGGTCCGAGACTGGAAGGCTGGGTGAAGGACACTGGCTTTGAAAACATTTTCCACCAGCGTTTCAAAGCACCCCTCGGCCCCTGGCCTAAGGAGCCACATTATAAGGACTTGGGTATGCTCAACTTGGCTCAAATGCTCGAAGGTCTCGAGGGATTTACTTTGAGAATCTTTTGTGGCGTCCTCGGCCGAACCAAGGAAGAGGTGCTGGTTGAGACCGCGCAAGTTCGGAAGGAAATGAAGGAAGGCGCATACCACGGCATCTATGACCT CCATGTTGTTTACGGACAGAAGCCTCTCAACGAGGCGCCTTCGTCTACAACGCCTTAG